The Roseibium sp. Sym1 nucleotide sequence CCGGCCGACATGAGGGCGCCGGCTGCCTCGTGGCCCGCCTCCGTATCGACCGCGCAAATGCCCAGATAGATCGGCACCAGCATCAGCCCGGCCCCGTGGGCAATGGCGACCAGAAAGGACCAGAGGCCGAGTTTTGCCGGCGAGATCCGCGCCAGGAACCGGGGATGGCGATTGACGACCAGGAGATAGACACCCAGCCCGATGACGAGGCAGGCAGCGCCGATGCGGATTTCCCGTTCCAGGCTCACCAGGGTGATCATCGCCGAAAACGGCAGGAGAATGGCCAGCATTGCCGCCAGATGCCCCGCAGCCAGTGCCAGCAGCGCGCGCAGAAGGGCCATTGCGCGCTGCTCCATCAGGGCAGCCGACACCGCAAGCGGCCAGCCCATGCCCGGGTTCAAACCGTGATAAAGACCCGATGCGATGACGGCCCACCACAGGGCCGCCAGACCCGTCTCACTCAAAACCTAGACCGACGGAAAGCAGAAACTGTCGGTCGAGCAGTCACCGCCCTCAAGCCGGATCTGGTGGGACCGGTAGCCTTCCGGAAAGTCCACCCAGAAATCCGGATCGAGCGTCAGCCCGCCACCGGCCGTGGCCCGTGCCATCACCATGGCGGCGCCGCCCTCTCCCGGATAGAACTGGTCGTCCCAGGTGGAATAGAGCGAATTGGTCCAGTAGACCCGCTGGCCGTCCCGGCTGATCTCGACCATCTGCGGTCCGTAACCGAACGTCTTGCCGTTTGGATGTTTCGTCTTCTTGACGATACCGCCGATCTCCACCTTGCCGGCCAACGTGGGATTCATCGGATCGGAGACATCATACTGATGCATCTCGCCCGTTCCCCAGCAGGCCACGTAGAGATACCTGTCGTCGAGACTCAGGTCGATATCCGTCACCAGGGGCGGCACCGCGGAGAAACCTTTCAGGAGGTCCGGAAGGTCCGCCGGATCGGCCGGCTGCGGGTCGATGGTGATGGTCTTCTTGGCCTCGAAAGTGCCGTCGTCCTTGCGCCACCAGGTGAAGATCGCCCCTTGCAGGTTGGTCGTGTCGACCACGACACCGCAGAACCCATACTGTTTGGCGGGGTCATGTGCCGGCCGGATTTCCAGGGCCATCTGATGGTTTTCACCCAGATCGATGGTCTGGATGTTCTTGCGCCCCCGCAGGTCCCAGAAATGGATCTTGTGGCCGTATTTGTTGGACAGAAGATCCTCCGCGACGATGCCGTTCTCGAATTGCGGCGGCAGTCCCCATTCGGAGGAAACCATGTAGTCGCGCGGCAGGTTCCACCAGAAATCATAGTGCTTGTCCTGGATGCCGCGATCCATCTCGTAGCGGCCGAGGATGTCGAAGGTCTCGCAATCCATGATGAAGATGCCCGGCGGACCGTCAGTGCCGTCCGGCCCGCCGCCGCCGAGGGTCGAGACATAGATCCCCTCCGGACCGCAATGGATGGTGTGCGGGCGGGAATAGCCTGTCTTGGCGAACACTTCTTCCGGTTCGATGATCTTGTGGATCTTCGCCTTCAGCGGCTCCTTCACATCGATCACGTAGATGCGCGACGAGCGGATGCCCGGGATGATCAGGTAACGGCGTTCGAGAAAGGCGTGCCCGGTCAGTGGCGACAGGGCCGAAGAACAGGCATTCCAGCCGAAGTGATGGAACTCGTCGCCCTTGTTCGGCATCAAAACGGTATGCACGATCTTGCTGTAGTCGGGACTATCGGGATCCACATTGACCACCGCCAGACCGTCTGGCCGGGAGAAATCCGGACTGAGCATCAGGGTGAAGGCCAGTTTCTCGACCGGTGCTTCCATTGCCATTCTGGCGGTCGGGTAAAAACTCGGATCTGGTCTCAAATTCATGTCGTCCTCCCTCAAGCATGACGCATTTCAAGACGGAGTTCCCGCAATCTTTTTGTATTTTGTCGAACTCCCGCCTTCATACCGGACGCGGTTGT carries:
- a CDS encoding selenium-binding protein SBP56-related protein produces the protein MNLRPDPSFYPTARMAMEAPVEKLAFTLMLSPDFSRPDGLAVVNVDPDSPDYSKIVHTVLMPNKGDEFHHFGWNACSSALSPLTGHAFLERRYLIIPGIRSSRIYVIDVKEPLKAKIHKIIEPEEVFAKTGYSRPHTIHCGPEGIYVSTLGGGGPDGTDGPPGIFIMDCETFDILGRYEMDRGIQDKHYDFWWNLPRDYMVSSEWGLPPQFENGIVAEDLLSNKYGHKIHFWDLRGRKNIQTIDLGENHQMALEIRPAHDPAKQYGFCGVVVDTTNLQGAIFTWWRKDDGTFEAKKTITIDPQPADPADLPDLLKGFSAVPPLVTDIDLSLDDRYLYVACWGTGEMHQYDVSDPMNPTLAGKVEIGGIVKKTKHPNGKTFGYGPQMVEISRDGQRVYWTNSLYSTWDDQFYPGEGGAAMVMARATAGGGLTLDPDFWVDFPEGYRSHQIRLEGGDCSTDSFCFPSV